The Dreissena polymorpha isolate Duluth1 chromosome 2, UMN_Dpol_1.0, whole genome shotgun sequence nucleotide sequence CTGCAATGTCCAGGAGACGATATTCAAGTCGAAAAATGCGTGGGAATATGTACAAGTAAGTTAACAACATAAATTGGAAACATAATCATTGTGGCGCAAACAGCCCAAACAATTACTACGGGTCTGTAGATAAAAATTAATATGTAGGAATGTTGCGTCGGGTCGGGTCAGAATTTAAATActtttctataaaacaaataCCACATTTAATATCCCGTGCGTGTCTAAGTCAAGTCTATGACAAAGAATCTTCAGCATCTCGTCGTTCGAGTCGCTCAGATTCAGCTGACGAGGACATTCTCCGGTGTCCAGGAGACGAAGTTAAGGTCGAACCATGCGTAGGAATATTTACATGTTAGTCAACAAACAACGCTAATGGAAATCATAACAATTAGGGCTCAAACTGGTCGAACAATTTATTCGGGTCGGGTGAGGgtataaacacaaaaatataacaaactCTAGAAGTTTGGGTCGGGTCGGATCAGGATCTGAATACTTTTCAACAAAATACAACCgatattttatagttttttaaaAGACACTCCTTTTTTAGCGATCCCCACAAAACCAACCCCCAAGGCTCTGGAAACCAAACCACCCACAGCCAAGGCACCAACAAGCACCTGGGCCACGTGGGGCGAATGGACCTCGTGCAGCGCGTGCCAAGGTACACGCAAGCGATCCCGTGAGTGTGTAAGCGAAGGCCATGAAGTATTGGACAAAGAAACCTCATCATCACGATCGCGTAAAGAAACTTCATCATTGCGATCGATTCGTTCGAGTCGCTCAGATTCAGATGAAGATGACATTCTGCAATGTCCAGGAGACGAATTTCAAGTCGAAAAATGCGTGGGAATATGTACACGTAAGTTAACAACATAAATTGGAAATATAATCATTGTGGCTCAAACAGCCCAAACAATTACTACGGGTCTGTAGATAAAAATTAATATGTAGGAATGTTACGTCGGGGCGGGTCAGAATTTAAATActtttctataaaacaaataCCACATTTAATATCCCGTGCGTGTCTTAGTCAAGTCTATGACAAAGAATCTTCAGCATCTCGTCGTTCGGGTCGCTCAAATTCAGCTGACGAGGACATTTCTCCGGTGTCCAGGAGACGAATTTTCAGGTCGAACCATGCATAGGAATATTTACATGTTAGTCAACAAACAACGCTAATGGAAATCATAACGATTAGGGCTTAAACTAGGTCAAACAAGTTATTCGGGTCGGGCCAGGGtataaacacaaaaatacaacAAACTCTAGAAGTTTGGGTCGGGTCGGATCAGGAATTGAATACTTTTCAACAAAATACAACCgatattttatagtattttaaaAGACACTTCTTGTTTTTAGCTATCCCAACAAAACCAACCCCCCAAGCTCTGGAAACCAAACCACCCACAGCCAAGGCACCAACAAGCACCTGGGCCACGTGGGGCGAATGGACCTCGTGCAGCGCGTGCCAAGGTACACGCAAGCGATCCCGTGCGTGTGTAAGCGAAGACCATGAAGTATTGGACAAAGAAACCTCATCATCACGATCGCGTAAAGAAACTTCATCATCGCGATCGCGTCGTTCAAGTCGCTCAGATTCAGATGAAGATGACATTCTGCGATGTCCAGGAGACGAATTTCAAGTCGAAAAATGCGTGGGAATATGTACACGTAAGTTAACAacataaattgaaaacataaccATTGTGGCTCAAACAGCCCGAACAATTACTAAGGGTCGGTAGATAAAAATTAATATGTAGGAATGTTACGTCCGGGCGGGTCAGAATTTAAATActtttctataaaacaaataCCACATTTAATATCCCGTGCGTGTCTAAGTCAAGTCTATGACAAAGAATCTTCAGCATCTCGTCGTTCGCGTCGCTCAAATTCAGCTGACGAGGACATTCTCCGGTGTCCAGGAGACGAAGTTCAGGTCGAACCATGCGTAGGAATATCTACATGTTAGTCAACAAACAACGCTAATGGAAATCATAACGATTAGGGCTATGACTGGTCAAACAATTAGTTCGGGTCTGGTCAGGGtataaacacaaaaatacaacAAACGCTATAAGTTTGGGTCGGGTCGGATCAGGATCTGAATACTTTTCAACTAAATAAAACCgatattttatagtttttttaaagCCACTCCTTGTTTTTAGCTATCCCCACAAAACCAACCCCCAAGGCTCTTGAAACCAAACCACCCACAGCCAAGGCACCAACAAGCACCTGGGCCACGTGGGGCGAATGGACCTCGTGCAGCGCGTGCCAAGGTACACGCAAGCGATCCCGTGCGTGTGTAAGCGAAGACCATGAAGTATTGGACAAAGAAACCTCATCATCACGATCGCGTAAAGAAACTTCATCATCGCGATCGCGTCGTTCGAGTCGCTCAGATTCAGATGAAGATGACATTCTGCAATGTCCAGGAGACGAATTTCAAGTCGAAAAATGCGTGGGAATATGTACACGTAAGTTAACAACATAAATTGGAAACATAATCATTGTGGCTCAAACAGCCCAAACAATTACTACGGGTCTGTAGATAAAAATTAATATGTAGGAATGTTACGTTGGGGCGGGTCAGAATTTAAATACTTTTCTATCAAAACAAATACCACATTTAATATCCCGTGCGTGTCTTAGTCAAGTCTATGACAAAGAATCTTTAGCATCTCGTCGTTCGAGTCGCTCAAATTCAGCTGACGAGGACATTCTCCGGTGTCCAGGAGACGAAGTTCAGGTCGAACCATGCGTAGGAATATTTACATGTTAGTCAACAAACAACGCTAATGGAAATCATAACGATTAGGGCTCAAACTGGTCAAACAATTCATTTAGGTCGGGTCAGGGtataaacacaaaaatacaacAAACTCTAGAAGTTTGGGTCGGGTCGGATCAGGATCTGAATACTTTTCAACAAAATACAACCgatattttatagtattttaaaAGACACTCCTTGTTTTTAGCTATCCCCACAAAACCAACCCACAAGGCTCTGGAAACCAAACCACCCACAGCCAAGGCACCAACAAGCACCTGGGCCACGTGGGGCGAATGGACCTCGTGTAGTGCGTGCCAAGGTACACGCAAGCGTTCCCGTGCGTGTGTAAGCGAAGGCCATGAAGTATTGGACAAAGAAACCTCATCATCGCGATCGCGTAAAGAAACTTCATCATCGCGATCGCGTCGTTCGAGTCGCTCAGATTCAGATGAAGATGACATTCTGCAATGTCCAGGAGACGAATTTCAAGTCGAAAAATGCGTGGgaatatgtacatgtaagttaacaacatacatttaaaacataaccATTGTGGCTCAAACAGCCCAAACAATTACTAAGGGTCTGTAGATAAAAATTAATATGTAAGAATGTTGTGTCGGGTCGGGTCAGAATTtaaattcttttctataaaacaaataCCACATTTAATATCCCGTGCGTGTCTAAGTTAAGTCTATGACAAAGAATCTTCAGCATCTCGTCGCTCAGATTCAGCTGACGAGGACATTCTCCGGTGTCCAGGAGACGAAGTTCAGGTCGAACCATGCGTAGGAATATTACATGTTAGTCAACAAACAACGCTAATGGAAATCATAACGATCAGGGCTCAAACTGGTCAAATAATTTATTCGGGTCGGGTCAGGGTATAAACACACAAATACAACAAACTCTAGAAGTTTGGGTCGGGTCGGATCAGGATCTGAATACTTTTCAACAAAATACAACCgatattttatagtattttaaaAGACACTCCTTGTTTTTAGCTATCCCCACAAAACCAACCCCCAAGGCTCTGGAAACCAAACCACCCACAGCCAAGGCACCAACAAGCACCTGGGTCACGTGGGGCGAATGGACCTCGTGTAGCGCGTGCCAAGGTACACGCAAGCGATCCCGAGCGTGTGTAAGCGAAGACCATGAAGTATTGGACAAAGAAACCTCATCATCGCGATCGCGTAAAGAAACTTCATCATCGCGATCGCGTCGTTCGAGTCGCTCAGATTCAGATAAAGATGACATTCTGCGATGTCCAGGAGACGATATTCAAGTCGAAAAATGCGTGGGAATATGTACACGTAAGTTAACAacataaattgaaaacataaccATTGTGGCTCAAACAGCCCACACAATTACTACGAGTCTgtagataaaaaataatatgtaggAATGTTGTGTCGGTCGGGTcagaatttaaataaatacttttctataaaacaaataCCACATTCAATATCCCGTGCTTGTCAAAGTCAAGTCATCGACACAAAATCGTCATCATCTCGTCGTTCGAGTCGCTCAGACTCAGATAACGACTACAATGTGCTGTGTCCAGGAGACGAAGTACAAGTCGAACAATATGTAGgaatatgtacatgtaagttTTCAACGCAAATTGAAACCATAATGATAAGGGCTGAAAAAAGTCAACACATTACTTCGGGTCGGATTGTGGGCATGATCGTGTACAGATTTGAGTACGTTACTACACAAATAAAGACCTCGTTTGATACATAATGATTGAGTGCAATTGATGCCAGTTGGATGAAGGtcactgtcaattcacatagaaaAACCAATGTATTTAAATCACTTTCATTTCGATGGAGGTAGTTTGCTGTTTTGATGGCAGAGCTTGTATGTTGAGTCAATTCTACTGTAAGCAAATATAGAAAAAAGTCCACGCTTCTTCTGGCACACGTAAATGTTACCGAATGTAGAAACAATCATCATAATAACTTGACCTTTTTGTCTACTGTGCTGAAATATGGTGTGCAGCTAGCCTACATCCACAAATAGCATGGGACTCCCGTTGAATCTTATCAGGCAATGGTAAAGGTCTCTATTACTGCAAGTAGGAAAACTGCTTCCGTTTATAACCAATGGTTTTTATTGAgatttttggttttaaatgtCCAGTTAGTTTGTTAAAAGATGCTGGTGTTTTTTAATGATTTAGATTGAAAATTTACTTTGTATATAACTACTCACGCAActcatataaatatttacaatcaAATATACCTTCACATTAATGATAGCAGCATACTTTACATGAAATGAACATTACTATATCAAAGCGAAAAAAtggctgtgtttgtgaaacactatgccccccccccccagtaggTACCCTGGCTTACTATGGTGTGAAGCTAGTATACAGGCACATATAGCGCGGGATTCCCTTAGGATCCAGTCAGGCAAGTGTAAAGGTCACTTTTACTATTATGGGGAAACAGTTTCCGTTAATAAACTAGGGTTTTAATTGAGGTTTTGAGTTAAAAatggtttgtgtgtgtgtgtgtgtagttaGCTTTTATGCAGACCTTACTATGGATTGCATagaaatttacattaaaataaattaattaatttgtaaaacGATGCAAATCTAGTTTTGTGACATGGTCACGTGTTTTTTAATGATCTGGATTGTACGGTTTAATTTTGCATATAACTGACAATGCAACTTGTATAGATATTCACAATCAACTTTGTATTCACATGAATTATAGCAAGTGAAGAATAGTCGTGTTAATTTAAGAAATGATGTGTACttgtgtattttcaattctcATTTTCACAATTAAAGCCGAATAGCTttctaaagatatttcttgtttaatttttcttCTATTTAACCATGTATTTTTCTTTTCGTTATAGAACCGACAACAACTGAGGCTCCAGTAACCACACACCCAACATCTAAGGCACCAGAAACTAAACCACCAGCAACCCAGGCTCCAGAAACCAAACCACCGACAACCAAGGCTCCAGAAACTAAACCACCAACAACCCAGGCTCCAGAAATAAAACCACCGATAACCCAGCCTCCAGAAACCAAACCACCAACAACCCAGGCTCCATAAACTAAACCACCAACAACACAGGCTCCAATTACAATACCACCAACAACTAAGGCTCCGGAAACCAAACCATCAACAACCCTTGCCCCAGAAACAAAACCACCAACATCCCAGACCCCAGAAACCAAACCACCAACAACTCAGGCTCCAATAACAATACCACCAACAACTAAGGCTGTGGAAACACAACCATCATCATCGCAGGCTCCAGAAACCAAACCACCAACTACCCAGGCTTCAGAAACTAAATCACAAATAACCCATGCTCCTGAAACCAAACCGCCGACAACCAAGGCTCCAGAAACTAAACCACCAACAACCCAGGCTCCGGAAACAAAACCACCGATAACCCAGGCTCCAGAAACCAAACCACCAACAACCCAGGCTCCAGAAACTATACCACCAACAACACAGGCTCCAATTACAATACCATCAACAACACCGTCAACACAGGCTCCAGAAACTAAACCACCAACAACCCAGGCTCCAGAAACCAAACCACCAACAACCCAGGGTCCAGAAACTAAACCACCGTCAACACAGGCTTCAGAAACTAAACCACCAACAACCCAGGCTCCAGAAACCAAACCACCAACAACTCAGGCTCCAGAAACCAAACCACCAACAACTCAGGCTCCAGAAACCAAACCACCAACAACGCAGGCTCCAAGGACTAATCCACCAACAACCCAGCCTCCAGAAACCAAACCACCAACAACCCAGGCTCCAGAAACTAAACCACCAACAACACAGGCTCCAATTACAATACCACCAACAACTAAGGCTCCGGAAACCAAACCATCAACAACCCTTGCCCCAGAAACAAAACCACCAACATCCCAGGCTCCAGAAACCAAACCACCAACAACTCAGGCTCCAATAACAATACCACCAACAACTAAGGCTGTGGAAACACAACCGTCATCATCGCAGGCTCCAGAAACCAAACCACCAACTACCCAGGCTCCAGAAACTAAATCACCAATAACCCATGCTCCTGAAACCAAACCGCCGACAACCAAGGCTCCAGAAACTAAACCACCAACAACCGAGGCTCCGGAAACAAAACCACCGATAACCCAGGCTCCAGAAACCAAACCACCCACAACCCAGGCTCCAGAAACTATACCACCAACAACACAGGCTCCAATTACAATACCACCAACAACACCGTCAACACAGGCTCCAGAAACTAAACCACCAACAACCCAGGGTCCAGAAACCAAACCACCAACAACCCAGGGTCCAGAAACTAAACCACCGTCAACACAGGCTCCAGAAACTAAACCACCAACAACCCAGGCTCCAGAAACCAAACCACCAACAACTCAGGCTCCAGAAACCAAACCACCAACAACTCAGGCTCCAGAAACCAAACCACCAACAACGCAGGCTCCAAGGACTAATCCACCAACAACCCAGACTCCAGAAACCAAACCACCAACAACCCAGGCTCCAGAAACTAAACCACCAACAACACAGGCTCCAATTACAATACCACCAACAACTAAGGCTCCGGAAACCAAACCATCAACAACCCTTGCCCCAGAAACAAAACCACCAACATCCCAGGCTCCAGAAACCAAACCACCAACAACTCAGGCTCCAATAACAATACCACCAACAACTAAGGCTGTGGAAACACAACCATCATCATCGCAGGCTCCAGAAACCAAACCACCAACTACCCAGGCTCCAGAAACTAAATCACCAATAACCCATGCTCCTGAAACCAAACCGCCGACAACCAAGGCTCCAGAAACTAAACCACCAACAACCGAGGCTCCGGAAACAAAACCACCGATAACCCAGGCTCCAGAAACCAAACCACCCACAACCCAGGCTCCAGAAACTATACCACCAACAACACAGGCTCCAATTACAATACCACCAACAACACCGTCAACACAGGCTCCAGAAACTAAACCACCAACAACCCAGGGTCCAGAAACCAAACCACCAACAACCCAGGGTCCAGAAACTAAACCACCGTCAACACAGGCTCCAGAAACTAAACCACCAACAACCCAGGCTCCAGAAACCAAACCACCAACAACTCAGGCTCCAGAAACCAAACCACCAACAACTCAGGCTCCAGAAACCAAACCACCAACAACGCAGGCTCCAAGGACTAATCCACCAACAACCCAGACTCCAGAAACCAAACCACCAACAACCCAGGCTCCAGAAACTAAACCACCAACAACACAGGCTCCAATTACAATACCACCAACAACTAAGGCTCCGGAAACCAAACCATCAACAACCCTTGCCCCAGAAACAAAACCACCAACATCCCAGGCTCCAGAAACCAAACCACCAACAACTCAGGCTCCAATAACAATACCACCAACAACTAAGGCTGTGGAAACACAACCATCATCATCGCAGGCTCCAGAAACCGAACCACCAACTACCCAGGCTTCAGAAACTAAATCACAAATAACCCATGCTCCTGAAACCAAACCGCCGACAACCAAGGCTCCAGAAACTAAACCACCAACAACCCAGGCTCCGGAAACAAAACCACCGATAACCCAGGCTCCAGAAACCAAACCACCAACAACCCAGGCTCCAGAAACTATACCACCAACAACACAGGCTCCAATTACAATACCACCAACAATACCGTCAACACAGGCTCCAGAAACTAAACCACCAACAACCCAGGCTCCAGAAACCAAACCACCAACAACCCAGGGTCCAGAAACTAAACCACCGTCAACACAGGCTTCAGAAACTAAACCACCAACAACCCAGGCTCCAGAAACCAAACCACCAACAACTCAGGCTCCAGAAACCAAACCACCAACAACTCAGGCTCCAGAAACCAAACCACCAACAACGCAGGCTCCAAGGACTAATCCACCAACAACCCAGCCTCCAGAAACCAAACCACCAATAACCCAGGCTCCAGAAACTAAACCGCCAACAACACAGGCTCCAATTACAATACCACCAACAACTAAGGCTCCGGAAACCAAACCATCAACAACCCTTGCCCCAGAAACAAAACCACCAACATCCCAGGCTTCAGAAACCAAACCACCAACAACTCAGGCTCCAATAACAATACCACCAACAACTAAGGCTGTGGAAACACAACCATCATCATCGCAGGCTCCAGAAACCAAACCACCAACTACCCAGGCTCCAGAAACTAAATCACCAATAACCCATGCTCCTGAAACCAAACCGCCGACAACCAAGGCCCCAGAAACTAAACCACCAACAACCGAGGCTCCGGAAACAAAACCACCGATAACCCAGGCTCCAGAAACCAAACCACCCACAACCCAGGCTCCAGAAACTATACCACCAACAACACAGGCTCCAATTACCATACCACCAACAACACCGTCAACACAGGCTCCAGAAACTAAACCACCAACAACCCAGGCTCCAGAAACCAAACCACCAACAACTCAGGCTCCAGAAACCAAACCACCAACAACTCGGGCTCCAGAAACCAAACCACCAACAACGCAGGCTCCAAGGACTAATCCACCAACAACCAAGTCTCCAGAAACCTCCACTGCTGATGCGGCTGATTTCACAACGTTAGGTAATGACTGTTTTGCTTAGATGAGCGATGAAAGATATAACAATTTCTCACATTTTCTCAACGACGCACGAATTTTAAAATGTACTTAGAATTGAAATAGTTCTGTAATATATGTTATGCTTTGTCACCGTTCGTCACAGTGAATCAGCGTCCGGAAGTTAAGGGTAAGAGCATGGAATGTACTAAAAATGCTAACTATGTCCCTTTGATCAATGgttaaatttgaaaatatatttaaaggagTTGCATGGCTGATACCTTCTCACTCCATGTCGTTCTGTATTCTTCAGTTATATTTTACCAAGAAAGCTGTCTGGCAATGTTTTTCAGGTCTGAGTTAAACCAACAAGGCATTTGAGATTGTCATCATGGGCCaaacactttttttaaagcaaagtattcattaaatcCGTTGCCCTCGTTTCGCGCTTATTTTGTTATTGTAATGATCGTATATGCCACTGGTTGTTTCTCAATATTAGTATAATGAACAAGGTAGTTCTCTCGCCTGTTtccattgaaaaaatatatacattttcgtGAGGTCTAGCTAAATGAGCGCCTATTATGAATGTTACCAAATTGCGAAGTTTGTGATTCAGGACACCAAACGTTCAAATTAAATTACATGTACCAGTATTTAGATGTACATGGTTCAACAAGTTCACGTGAAAAAAGTGTCACCATTTTTAACAACATATAAGAGGGTAGTTCCTTgataataacaacatcaacatATACCATCTATTTATGAAGTCAAAGTAAATCAATTAACAATAACAAAGGAAAACAACCGTTGACTGAAAATTGCTGTAAAAGTTCGGCAACAAGAATAATGAACATCCATTTTTGTCTATACCAACTCTCGTCACATCTATGAAACTGTGTTATCACAATTTAGTGTAAGCAAAAAAATGCGCATCTTCTCTTTAAATTTACATTAACATTACATCATTTGTGTGTTGGATAGATATAAAGAATGATCATTTTTGATAGGtaaaaagtatattaatgttgGATATATTTGAAGTATTAAAATGTTCGATAGATGTAACATATTATAATGTTGGATGGTTATGAAGTATAATAAGGTTGGGTAGATATGAAGAATTATAATGTTGAGTATATATGAACAATAATTAGCTTGGATATATATATCAAGTATAATAATGTCGGATATAAATAAAGTATAATAATGGCGGATGTATGAAGTAAAATAATGTAGGATTTATATGAACCATAATAATAATGGATAGAAACATAATATTGGGTAGATATGATGTTTTATCAATATAGGAtatatatgaattaaaataatgttatataaatataatgtataataatgttgGATAGATAGGAAGTATAATAATGTCGGATATATAAAGTATCGTAATATTGGATATATATGGATACAAATGTTGGATAGATTTAACGTATAATAATGTTAAATGGGTATGAATTTTAATAAGCTTGGATAGCTATGAAGTATTATAATATTGGGTAAATATGAAGTATAATAAAGTTGGGTGGATATAAAGTATAATAATGTCGGATAGATATAAAGTATAATAATGTTGAATTGATATGAAGTATCGTAATGTTGGACACATCcgaaatataattatgttggaTATATATTAAGTATAATAAAGCTGGGTGCACATGAAGTGTAATAAAATTTTTTTATAGATTTGACGTATCATAATGCTCGACTCAAGTAATAAACTTAATCGTTGATAATCGCACACACTCAATTatcctttatttttaatgttcagtcctgataaaaatattatacactATTCTCTTCTAATAACTacattacatgtttatatttaatatcatacGTCACGAATGAGAAACATGTGTCAAGAAATATCTTTGAAACAAGATATTcagcgtatatcctgactttttTTAATAAAGGAAGAATATTTAGGTATGTAAATGATTAAATTGAAAACAGGTTAAATTGTTGTCGGTGCTGTTTTCAATCGCACGTTAGTCTCATAACCACCgtatgaaatgtttgttattaaGTGAACGTATATTAAAACCACGCAATATTATACTACATGAGACCACATTGTATGTTATCTCAAATGgctttttatgataatttttttcGCCATCGAAATATTCGTTATGTTAACATTGTAGTGGGACGCAGATTTCTTTCCACATAATTATTCAAGTCACACTTTAAgtgccgcgtcatgcgaacaaGTGTTGTATGGCGAATGCGGTAGGCGTAGCTCAAGCCCAACAAATCTGGCCGCATACGGCAGAGGActtatttttgcatgacgcgggtctttgaAAATCTCATTATGTCTTGTTAATGGGATATCTTACCACGAAACGTTTCGATAGAAAAATAAAGTAAGACTGTGTTATTAAGATAACACTGAcaaatgtcggtagcctattaTGGCTGAACGATATCCAGACAGGCTTACCGCCAACGTCACAGAATAACATGGTTGTATAGATAAATAACCGATTTCTCTCTTATCATGAAACTATTCGGGTACTTTTTCTCACAATGCTTTTATTTCCTTAAATTTCGTGTTATTGTATACCTTGGGAGCAGAGCTAAGTTATCAATATAAGGTGTTTATCGATAGTATACtctgtcttcccctgacgattttaCCGACATATTACATGAAGCTGAGAGAGATcatttaagatgaaaagctggattaaacagctatgccgaaaaagcatGCTTAACACGCGAATGGTAATGTCGATCGAGATGAATCCCCAAACGCTTCTTTTTCTTACAGAACCGGTAAATGGCGCCTGGAGTGAGTGGGGCGGTTTCACCGCGTGCAGCGCCACGTGCGGCAAAGGTCAGAGGTCACAACAACGCTACTGTAACAGCCCAGCGCCCAGCAACGGTGGAAAGCCTTGTGTTGGTCAGACGCTGAAAATGTCACAGTGCATGGAGAAGGAGTGCCCGTCAGATGGCGCCAAGCTCGGATATGGAGCGAATTACAAGCAGGTAAAATGTCTGCTATTGAAATTCACACGTGAGAATGTAAACGGATTTCAGCTGTCGTTTTTTTCAATCGGGATCTTAGACGGATTTTATGCTCTTAAGATGTAAGCTGTCATTTGTTACGCATAGGAATATCGGGACCAGTgggattttgaaaaacaaatgtaaacatgtaatataaatagCATTACAAATAGTAACAAATTGACATCGCAGAGGGCtgttattcgtatctagcggcCAGTATGATCATATCGGCCCGCAGGGCGGATGTGTATTATCTGAAAAGAATCGGATCAAGCGCCTTCAACTAAACAACATAACGTCCAAATCAAGTCTTAGCAAACGATGATAAATAAGCCACAAATCAACGAAAGAATCGAGCATAATGATAACTTAACGGAGCACAAAATTGGGATGAATAACATATCGATTGCAACTGGAACTGTTATGTATATTAGATTGATTACACTAATTGAGTTTTAACGGAAATCATATAAAcaaattaacccatgtatgcctagcgtctagaaaaaaaggccttggcaaacagc carries:
- the LOC127865519 gene encoding mucin-2-like codes for the protein MTVLSVIYQFDRVNREFHATFVRDGNTEHAIQESSLVHSDVDAEMTDVSDVYSSVNSDVDAEMTDVQSSVNSDVDIQGRDAVHEWPLEEVQYVLQTSVSQFPEELLVQNYINGFGKVESLLTPSITIKKLWIVWNGQTVIVGGSGTWTTWGQWNSCSGCIAFPTKPTPKTLETKPPTAKAPTSTWATWGEWTSCSGCQAIPTKPTPKALETKPPTAKAPTSTWATWGEWTSCSACQAIPTKPTPKALETKPPTAKAPTSTWATWGEWTSCSACQAIPTKPTPQALETKPPTAKAPTSTWATWGEWTSCSACQAIPTKPTPKALETKPPTAKAPTSTWATWGEWTSCSACQAIPTKPTHKALETKPPTAKAPTSTWATWGEWTSCSACQAIPTKPTPKALETKPPTAKAPTSTWVTWGEWTSCSACQEPTTTEAPVTTHPTSKAPETKPPATQAPETKPPTTKAPETKPPTTQAPEIKPPITQPPETKPPTTQTPETKPPTTQAPITIPPTTKAVETQPSSSQAPETKPPTTQASETKSQITHAPETKPPTTKAPETKPPTTQAPETKPPITQAPETKPPTTQAPETIPPTTQAPITIPSTTPSTQAPETKPPTTQAPETKPPTTQGPETKPPSTQASETKPPTTQAPETKPPTTQAPETKPPTTQAPETKPPTTQAPRTNPPTTQPPETKPPTTQAPETKPPTTQAPITIPPTTKAPETKPSTTLAPETKPPTSQAPETKPPTTQAPITIPPTTKAVETQPSSSQAPETKPPTTQAPETKSPITHAPETKPPTTKAPETKPPTTEAPETKPPITQAPETKPPTTQAPETIPPTTQAPITIPPTTPSTQAPETKPPTTQGPETKPPTTQGPETKPPSTQAPETKPPTTQAPETKPPTTQAPETKPPTTQAPETKPPTTQAPRTNPPTTQTPETKPPTTQAPETKPPTTQAPITIPPTTKAPETKPSTTLAPETKPPTSQAPETKPPTTQAPITIPPTTKAVETQPSSSQAPETKPPTTQAPETKSPITHAPETKPPTTKAPETKPPTTEAPETKPPITQAPETKPPTTQAPETIPPTTQAPITIPPTTPSTQAPETKPPTTQGPETKPPTTQGPETKPPSTQAPETKPPTTQAPETKPPTTQAPETKPPTTQAPETKPPTTQAPRTNPPTTQTPETKPPTTQAPETKPPTTQAPITIPPTTKAPETKPSTTLAPETKPPTSQAPETKPPTTQAPITIPPTTKAVETQPSSSQAPETEPPTTQASETKSQITHAPETKPPTTKAPETKPPTTQAPETKPPITQAPETKPPTTQAPETIPPTTQAPITIPPTIPSTQAPETKPPTTQAPETKPPTTQGPETKPPSTQASETKPPTTQAPETKPPTTQAPETKPPTTQAPETKPPTTQAPRTNPPTTQPPETKPPITQAPETKPPTTQAPITIPPTTKAPETKPSTTLAPETKPPTSQASETKPPTTQAPITIPPTTKAVETQPSSSQAPETKPPTTQAPETKSPITHAPETKPPTTKAPETKPPTTEAPETKPPITQAPETKPPTTQAPETIPPTTQAPITIPPTTPSTQAPETKPPTTQAPETKPPTTQAPETKPPTTRAPETKPPTTQAPRTNPPTTKSPETSTADAADFTTLEPVNGAWSEWGGFTACSATCGKGQRSQQRYCNSPAPSNGGKPCVGQTLKMSQCMEKECPSDGAKLGYGANYKQEYRDQWDFEKQM